Genomic DNA from Fimbriimonas ginsengisoli Gsoil 348:
CATGTCGCGCGCGATCGCGCGGCTTCCCGCGACGATGGTGTATGTGGACGGCCATCGGCTCCCCCCCGGCCTGACTTGCCCCGCCGAAGCGGTTATAAAAGGGGATGGGCGGTTCGCTTGCATCGCGGCGGCAAGCATCTTGGCCAAGACCACCCGAGACCGCCTCATGACCGAGATGGCGGCCCGGTATCCCGGATACGGTTTCGAGCGGCACTTCGGCTACCCGACGCCCGAGCACTTCGAGGCGCTCCGGAATTTGGGGCCGTGCGCCATTCACCGCCGCTCGTTCGCTCCGGTGCGCGAGGCCGACCAACGATGCCTAATCTTCGAAGCGTAGGGCGTCTGGCGGAAGACCGGGCCGCCGATTTCCTTATCCAAGAAGGGTTCACGATCGTCACCCGCCGCTACAAGGCGCGGCACGGCGAGCTTGATTTGATCGCCCTGGAGGGTGACCTGCTGGTCTTCGTGGAAGTGAAAGAGAGGCGCAAGGCCGGGTACGTCCCTGAGGAATCGATAGGCGACGCAAAGCGCCGGTCGCTCTTCTTGGCCGGGCAACAGTACCTCGCGGACGTCGAGGAACCCGAGCGCGAGGTCCGCTTCGATCTCATCACCATCGACGCCGACGGCCTCCGTCACTACCGGGACATTCTGTCGGAATAGAGCGCAGACGTGGCACGGGCGGCTCGCCCGTGGGTATCTCGGGCGGCCCGCCCGAGAAAAAAGCATTTGGTCCTAAACCATATTTAGGCGCAGGGTCAAGCCGTATACGGCCCGGATTGAGGAACCCGGATCGGGAGATCCAACTCAGCCGCGCGTCCTCTTGGGAATTCTTCCTCGGAGGTCACTCGCACGTGGCGGTTGTCGACCCACCAGATCTCTTGCTCGTCGTTCACGAGGACGACGTAGCCCGCTCCCGTGTCCGAATAGCTCTCGATCTTATGGACTTTGTACGTCTTCGAAGGATCGAATCCGCGCTCGGCTCCGCTCTCCTTTGAGACGTATTGCTTGCAAAATTTTTCAACGACGCGAACGTACATAAACCCTCTTTGCCGCGCTGTCGGCGGCTGATCTGTTTTGACCGGCCGGACCAGGGCGGGTTCCGGGTTGTGGGACGATCGGTTCGGGGGCCGGTCTGGAAGACCGGCGGTCCGGTGGTTGACGAACGGTAAACTCGCTACCTTCCATGGACTACCGCCGAACCTACGTCCGCGATCTCTTCGACATGCCGCCAGGGACGGCGACTTCGGCCTATGGTTGGGTCAAGACTCGCCGAGATAGCAAGGGGATCTCGTTCGTTCAGATCTCCGACGGATCTTGCTTCAAGGACTTCCAGGTTATCGTCAACGAAGGGGTTCTCTCTTCCGACGACCTGAAGCTGCTCACAACGGGAGCCTGCGTACGGTTCGACGGCAAGATCGTCGAGTCGCCCGCCGCCGGACAGGCGGTGGAGATGCAGGCGGAAGCAGTCGAGGTTTTCGGCGCGGCCGACCCGCAGACTTATCCGCTCCAAAAGAAAGGGGCGACGATGGAGTACCTGCGGGAGATCGCCCACTTGCGGGCTCGAGGTAACACGTTCGGCGCGGTTTTTCGGGTTCGAAACCGGGCGGCCTTCGCAATCCATAAGTTCTTCCAGACGCGCGGCTTCCACTACGTCCACACCCCGATCATCACCGCGAGCGACGCGGAAGGGGCAGGGGCGATGTTTCAGGTGACGACTGCCGTGGAGACCGTGGAGAAGGCGGTCGAAGGAGGGACGGAACACCAGGCCGCGTACCGCATTCGGAACGCGAATCCGAAGGAGGACTTTTTCGGAAAGCCATCTTATCTAACGGTCAGCGGGCAGCTAGAGGCGGAGACGCTGGCGATGGGAATGACGAACGTGTACACGTTCGGCCCTACGTTCCGGGCGGAGAACAGCAGCACCAGCCGCCATGCGGCCGAGTTCTGGATGGTGGAGCCGGAGATGGCGTTCTGCGATCTCGAAGGGGATATGAACCTCGCCGAGGAGTTCCTCAAGGAAGTGGTGGCGGACTTGCTGGACCAGTGCGGCGACGACCTCTCTTTCTTTAATCAGCGGATCGAGAAGGAGCTGTTGGAAACCTTGCAGCACGTCGTTTCATCACCTTTCGAGCGCTTAACCTATACGGAAGCGGTCAAGCTGTTGGAAACGAGCGGGGAAAGCTTCGAGTTTCCGGTCCACTGGGGCGCCGATCTCCAGAGCGAGCACGAGCGCTGGCTCACCGAGACCAAGGTCGGGCGGCCGGTGATCCTCACCGACTATCCGAAGGAGATCAAGGCGTTCTACATGCGGGCGAACGAGGACGGGAAGACGGTTCGCGCAATGGACGTTCTGGCCCCCCGGATCGGCGAAATCATGGGCGGATCGCAACGCGAGGAGCGGCTCGACGTGCTGGAAAGCCGCATTACCGAGATGGGCCTCCCGCTGGAGCCGTACTGGTGGTATCTGGACCTGCGAAGGTTCGGCACCGCACCCCACGCCGGCTTCGGCCTCGGATTCGAGAGGCTGCTGATGTACGTCACGGGGATGAAGAACATCCGGGACGTGATTCCTTACCACCGGACCCCCGGGCATGCGGAGTTCTAAGACTTAGCGAAACCGCAACGGCGATTCTAAGGTAACTGTACGTCGAAATGGAACGTCGTGCCGGGTGGCTGCCAGCGGTGACCGGCGCGTTCGCCGGGGTTGCCACCTGGCTTGTCTCGGAGCCGTTTACCCATACCGCCCGCGAGCACGGGACCCACATGGGGCTCCACTCGTTTTCGCTGGGCTCGTTTTACGGCTGGTTCGCCCACATGATGTTGGGCGCCTTGATCGCGGGTTCGCTCGCGCTGGTCATTTCTCTTCAACGGACCGGCTGGCGGCGAGCCCTGGCCGCGGGTGCGGTCGGGATGCTGGTGGGTGGGGCCCTGACCTGCGGGGCAGACGCCCTGAGCGACTGGATTGGGATCCAGATGGTGCGGGGGCGGAGCGGACTGCTGCCGAACCCGGGCGATCAACTGGCGCCGGTCATCTGGCATATCTCCGTCTCGCTCGCCTTGGCGTTCTCGGTGACGATCGCCGCCCAACCGACGGCGGCTCGATTTCGACGGGCGTTGGCGGCGGCGGTAGTAGCGGCGGTAGTGGGTTACATGATCCGCCAGGCGATCGCTCCCCTCGAAGCCGTTAACCAGGTTTCCCAGATCGATCTGTCTAACTTCGACCCGAAGAACCCGGACGCGATGATGGCTCAGATTTCCAAAGAGGCGATGGCCTCGGCTTGGCAGCCTTGGAGCATCATGCGCCTGGCCGAGTGGATGACGATGGGGATCGTGATGGGCTTGGCCCTTAGTCTCAGCGACATCTTCTTGAGAACCGCATCGTTGCGGCTGGACCTGGGACGGGGAGAGGGGCGAACTTATCCGCTGGATAACGGGCCGAACCGGATCGGAACCGCGGAGGGGTTGGAGGTTCGCCTTCCGTTCCAACATGGGACGGCTCCGATCCACGCGATTATCGATCCTCGGCAGGGGCACTGGGCGATCACGGACTTAACCGGTCAGGGACTTACGGTGAACGGCTATCCGGCTCGCGAAGCACTTTTGCGCGAAGGGGACGTGGTCGGAGTCGGACCTTACTTCTTGCGGCTGGTGCTTGGACGGGAAGGGCGGACGATGTCGTACGATCCGACCGAGCACGAGGTGGTCCTCATCGACAATCCTCAACCGATCGCCGAGGCGTCTCTCGACCACCGGCTGATCGACCCGTTCGGAAAAGTGATCCCCCTATCGCTGGGGAGCTGGGTGGTGGGAAGAGGCGAGGGGGCGCAGATCCGCCTGGACTACGACGGCCGGGTTAGCCGGCAACACGCTCTGCTGGAGGTGCTGCCGAACGGCGCGAGCTTGCAGGACCTCGGCGGCGCTAACGGTACCAGCGTGAACGGCGACCGGCTCACCCGATCGGTCTCGCTGAAGGACGGCGACCGGGTGACGGTTGGGGGGACAACCCTTCAGTATCGGAGCTGACCGTCAGGTCGAGATGTGCTGCTGCCAACCGGTCATGCCGACGCACGACAGAAGATTCATGATGGCGTCGGGATGCATCTTCCAGCCGAACAGCCCGGCGAGACCCATGAGGACGCCGAAGAACATCGGAACGACCGAAAGCCAAAAGAGCCACTTCTTCTGAGTCAGCGAGGTGATCGCCAGCAGGGTAATGGTGAGGGCGAGCAGGGCGTCGGATAGGTCGAACTGGTCGTCGTGGGTGTTGAGGCGGTTGTAATCGTCTTCGTAACCCTGGGCCTTTTTCCCGAACTCTTCCTTCTTCGCATCCTCTTCTTTCGCCTTGGCCAAGTGGCCGGCCGCGAGAGCGTCGGCCTTTGCTTTCGCCGGGCCGGTGAGGCTCATGCTTTGGATTTGAAGCTGCTCGGCCGTACCGATGAGAACCTTCGACTGCGTGTTCTTGGCCTGGTAATACCCCCAGGCGTCGATTTTGTCCGCCTGGTCTTTCTGCATCGCCTGAACGATGTTGTCGTCCTTCACCTTGCAGACGCCCATGAAGCTGGCAAGCAAAGCAATGGTCACCGCCACCATCGCATTCAGCCGACTCTTAGCCGCATCCGCCGCCTGCTCTTCGATCTCTGTCGGATTGATGTCCACCGAGTTACGTTAGCGCATTCCGCGGCCGGTTGGTTCCTTTGTCGGTCGCCTCGTTAAGGGACCAGCCGCCGGCGCGCCGAAAGAGCTCCGCCGCGCACGTTCTGGCCGCCCGTATCCTTTCAGTCCACAGCCAGAGAGGACGACCGCCCGAACCTCGTTTGGGAGCGCCCGTTCCGATCCCTGTACTACTCAGCGAGCTAAACCGCCATCGTCGAGTGAGGAAAATCCGAAACTTGGCGAGGTGCCACTGGCCCCTTTTCGGCGTCCTCTTTGCTGACGAGATCCTGGGTTCGATCGCGGAGTTTTGGAGGAGCTGATCGGCATGCCGACGAGCGAGTAAAGCGCGGCGGTGCGCGACCGGGCAACAGGGGCGCGGGAGCGGCAGCAAGCGCACTCGGGCAACCACCCGGTGAGCACCAAGATGTCGCCCTGCGATATTCGCGAATTCATCGTGCTCGACCAGGACAGTCAGAACTTCATGCGTTTGGTGGCGACTCGGACGAACCTTCTGCCCGAGCCTTCGTCGGATATTGAACGTCGGCCGCACCATCGCCGGGCTCGTGGGCGAAGAGTTCGTCCGTAAGAGCCAAATATCCGAAGCGGTTTTGTACCAGGACTGTGGCGATGCATTATCAACCGCCGGATGTCGCGCTTGGAGACAATGCAATTCGTTAAGGGGACTTTGTCTTGCGGCTAAGAACAAGTCTGCCAACGGAAGACACAAGAATTTGTGCAGAAATCCAAACTAATTCGAGATCGGCCGATGTTAGCGGTTGTTTTCTCTTCTTCGCCTTCATTGGATGGACATCGTTCCTAAATTCTTGGGCAAGCCGAAGTATCGGCCAATGCTCCTTGCGAAGGTCGAGAACTTTCTGGGCGGCTACTAACAGCATTTCCAGTGACCACTTCGAAACATGAAGAACAATTGCATTACCATGTTGGTCTTTGGTTTTTCCGAATCTCTCCCTTTCATCGTCGGACAACACTTCGTCAAAGGCAGAAGCCAACAAACCTTCAATGAAACTGACGAGGACGACCGTCCCAGCAAGCACTAGACCTGCCCGCTGACATTTGAAAGCCTCTTTCCATCTCGCTTGCAGCATATTACCGTCAGCCTCAAGAGCTAGGAACGACAGCCCTATTGTCGGAGTAATGAACTGCGGTAGTTCCGTGGTTTCAGATACGATCGAGGTGACGCAATCGAGGAGATACCGGGCAACTCTCCAGCGGAATGAGTTTCCAAGAACGCGATCTACAGAATCTGGGTGTATTTCGTCGGACCGTAAGAGAGCAGGGAATTCCTGTCCGTTGACATCGTAATCCCAATGAACAACGGGATCATATTCAATCGCACTAAAACTTTTTATGAGTAAGTCCCTTTCGGGATGACCAGCAAAGATCTGCAACAATCTGCCCTCCGCTATAGCCCGGAGGACTTCGTGTTGCACCTTACATTCTTCGTCAGAAAGTCCGAGTATCCAATCTCTGATATCAAGAAGGTCTTTAACGTTCTCGTTTTCTAACCACTGCTTCACTTAAAAACTACCTCGGCAACTGATAAGAGTCGGCATTTCCTCACATGACTCTGATGGGTCGTATCTAACTCGGCCAGCGAGAACGGAGGGGGTGTTAATCAAATTCTAACTGCAATTGTCGGGTCTTCGGATCCTCGCTGTAAATTACTGCCGCCCGACGCACGCTGATTCGAGCTATCTTCTCAATCATCTTCTGGCTTTGCAGACGATCATTTTTTGGTCCAAGCTTGAGGTTCAGCGTTTCAATTCCTTCGATGTAAGAAGTCGTTACAATCCCAAGATCGATCAGGAGCTTAACAGCTCCTCTGAGCCAGGTCTGGATTTTGCCTTCGGGCAATCTAGTGAAACGACGGCGCGCTACACCGACAATGGAATCGTACGCAAATGCATGAATACTCTCGGCTTCGCTAGCCAGATCATCTCTGTCAGCTTCAGCAAGCAACTCGTTTATTGCGGGAAGAAATAAATGACAGATCGTGTAATAAGGTGGCGGGGCATCGTTAATAAATGGACACTCGCCGGCTTGAACGAGCGCCTCTTTGTCGCACCGAGCAACAAAGCCCCTCTTTGGGCCAATAAGAAGGTTATTTAGGTTGTATTCGCTATCGGGTGAAGCAACATTCTCGCTTACAAAGAGGCCGTTCCAGCCACCTAGCTTTCGGCAAGTGAACTTGACCGTGGCGTTATTAACCTTGAACGCTTCTTGCTGCGAGTCAAAGACTACAATGCTTTTTGGACCAAGCTCAGGGGCGTTAGCGATAGATTCAGCCGCTTGCTCGTCGTCTCCGTGACCGATGAGAAGAACAACATCTCCAAGTTGGGTCTGTACGTCAGAATCCTTCGACCCACTCCCGATGGTTGCTGAGGCGATGACGGAGCCTCTAGAAGCCAGTGCTTTGTATCTAGAGAGCTGTTGCAATGACTTAGAAGGGTAATCGCTCCAACTCCGCTTGCGCTCAACTACGAGCCTATATCCATTAGTAAAATCAACGATGAAGTCAGGAGACAGACCGCCGCTGTCATAGAAACGGTTCCTCACCTCGATTCGCGTCGGCGCATCAGACAGCTGGAAGTGGTAGTTTAAGTGCGAATCAAAAGAAGAAATCACCAGTACATCGTCGTGGTAATCTGCGACTACTCGTTGGAGTCTTCTTTCCTCTCCTTCGCGCAGGCGCTCGAACTCCTCACGTGTCAGATACTGCTTCTGTTGTGTAACGCTCATTAGTTGCCCACAAGATAAGAGTCGAAGCTGATCTGTCTAAGTAGTGTCCTCATTCTGTAAAGAAAGGAGGGCCCGACCCTCGAGTTGAAAGTCGCAGCGATGGTACCTTCACCGAAAGGCTCGATCTGGCAATCAACCCCAGCGATAAAGTCGATAAGTTTGAATGCTTCGGACTGTCCGGGGTCCAACGGAAAGACGAGCACTCCAGGTAGCTGTGCGAATTTGTTCATGAGCGTACGAACAAGAGTTTCCGCAGGACCCGAGGCCGTTCGAAAAAGGAGAAATCGAGCTTGCTCCGATTGCGAGTCATCGAGGATCGGAACCGCCTCAGCGGATGCAAGTGATTCCTTAACGAGCAATCTATTGAGATCCATCGGAGACGCTTCTGCTAATCGCCACCGCTCGATCAGTAGCCTGCATTGGTCGTCGAGCCGCAGCCTGCATTCCTCTCCGTCTAGTGGATTAATTGCTCTGATCCGAACTCCCTCAAGCTTGGCCCCATTCAGCTTCAAGCTATCATCTAATTCGTTCAAGAGCATAGGCCCATGAGTGAGGGTTGTTCTTTTCTTCATTTGCACTGATGAGCGGTGCTGCATTACCTGGACGGGCAATCCGAACTGGTCCATGAAGCGAACGGTTACATCCAGAGCCGCACGAACAGGTAAGTATGGATGCTGTGCCAGAGGAAAAGAGACATTCTCAAGCACCCGAGCTCCGTGGTTGTATGTGTCTCGGTCCGCTCTGGAGATCAGCTCGACCTCACCATCGCCTGCTTGAACTAGCAAGAACGTGGACTCCACGTGCCTGCTCTCACGCGCTACCGTTCCCGGAATCTCCTTCAGGGTTTGAACGCGCCAGACTTCGGCGGACATCTTCTCTGATTGCAACCTAGTGTAGGCTCTCCCGCGTCTTTCAATCAACGTTTCCGGGTCCTGGCTCATTATGAGTGGAGCTATGCGAACCGGACTTGCGGGCAATGTCTCCGCTTCCCCCTGAAGCGTTAACAAAAGTTGTCTCCACGTCATATGTCTACCAGTATAACGCAGGCTCAGGGCGGGTGGCCACGAAGGCATAATCATGCAACTGCGACGAATATCCCGAGTTCGAGAGGGGTGTTTTGGTGGCGTTACGACAGCCGTCGGAGGACTAGGAGGTCACCATGGCTCGAGTGAGCAACACGGCTGAGTGAATCCTGGTTGCAACGATGAACCCTTGCCCACACGGCTTCAAGGGTTGCCGGAGGAGCGAAGCTTTGGCCAGTCGCGGTGCGAACGGTGCTCGGGCAAGATTTGCGGCCCTCCGCGGGACCGGATCGAAGGACCTTCAAGGCTGGACTGAGATTTCCATCGGACATTCCTCCTCTCGAGAGGCTTCCCGTATCAGGGCATAAGCGGTGCTCCCTGACGATCATCATCACTTAAGGGACCAGATGCAGTGATGATCGTCGGCATACGTTCTGCGACCGCCTTTCGGGATCGGGTTCGGATGGGGATGCAGGCTCGTTTAGGTTAACGCGGAGCGTTGTAGCCGCAGGTTGGTTCGTACCTGCGCGGGGGTGTTTCGTTTTCTGACGAAGCTTAGGACTCGTTGGGGCGTTGTCGCGCAGGTACGAGCCAACCTGCGGCTACACGGCTTCGCCGTAGGGGAGGCCGGTCTGGAGAGCGGCGGTCCTTCCGGACTCCCTCACCCCCAACCCCCTCTCCCTCGTCGGGCACGGACATCCCGAGGAGGGAGAGGGGGCTCCGGAAGCTTACTTATTGGGTTCGGAGGCCGCGGGGGACGAGGGCTTTTTCTAGGAGGTCGAACAGCAGCTGGACGACGACGGCGAGGACCGCCGCCGGAATTGCGCCTTGGAGGATGGTGCCGGAGTCGTTGAGGGCGAGGCCGCTTACGATCGGCTCGCCGAGGCCTCCGCTGCCGATGAGGGCGGCGAGGGTGGCGGTGCCGACGTTGATCACGGCGCTGGTCTTGATTCCGGCGAGGATCATCGGGAACGCCAAGGGGAGAAAGATTTTACGGAGCTGCGCCGACGGCTCCAGACCGAGGGCGGCGGCGGATTCGCGGATGGGAGGGGCGATCCCGGCGAGTCCGGCGGCGGTGTTGCGGACGATCGGCAGCAGCGAATAGAGGAAAAGCGCGATGACGGCGGTGGTGAAGGAGATCCCGAGGGTCGGGATCGCGACCAACAGGGCGAGCAGCGCGAGCGAGGGGATTGTCTGGATCACTCCCACGGTTCCGAGGATGAAGCCGCCGAGCGGGCCGGGGCGCGAAGCGACGATGCCGAGTGGGATGCCGACGAGGACGGCAATGAGGAGCGAGACGCCGACCAACAGGAGGTGCTGCCCGGTTAGGCGAGCGATCTTGGACGAGACGCTGCTAGATTCGGCAGGGACCGGCGCCGAGGCGCCCGGCTTGGCGAAGAAGGTGGCGGCGGCTTCGGCGTAGTCCTTGCTTCGGCCCGCTTCTTCGTTCAGGGCGATCATTTTCGGCTCGTCGATCTTGCCGGCGAGCGTTTGGAGTGCGGCGACGGCTTTGGCGGGCATCTCCAAGCGGTAAAGGAAGACGGCCCGGTAGAGCGGAAAGAAGTCGAGGTCGTCCTTCAAGACTTTGAGGTCGTACCGCTTGATCTCGGCGTCGGTGGTGTAGCAATCCTTGAGGTCGATTTGGCCGGCGTAGAGCGCGGCGTAGCCGAGGGCGTGGTCGATTCCTTTGACGTCGTCGAACTTCTCGCCGTACTTGGCCAGCAACGGCTTCCACCCGTCCTTTCGGCCGAGCAGCTCGTGGGTGATGCCGCACTTTAGCTCGGGATGGGTCTTCAGATCGCTGATCTTGTCGATCTTGAGGGCATCGGCGTCTTTGCGGCGCATGACGAGACCGTAGGTGTTGTTGAACCCGAGCTCGTCGGTCATGCCGATGCCGACTTTGGCCAGCTCCGATTTCATCTCCGGCACGGTCAGATGGGGTTTGCCTAGGAGTTCCTCGCCTACGGTTCCGGTGTATTCGGGGTATGTCTGGATCGAGCCACCTTTGAGGGCGTTCCAGACGATGGCGGTCGCGCCCATCCCTTGCTTGTGCTCCACTTGGAACCCGGCGTCGGTGAGAACCTTCTTGGCGATCTCGCCGAGGACGTACGACTCGGTGAATTTTTTCGAGCCGACGGTGATGGTTTGAGCGGGGGAGAGGGTGGCGGCGAGGAGGGTTAGGAAGGCTAGGCAAATCCGGAAGCCGGTCTGGAGACCGGCGGTCCGGACCGGACCGGACTCCCTCACCCCCAACCCCCTCTCCCTCCTCGGGCACATGCATCCCGAGGAGGGAGAGGGGGCTCCGGAGATGGGTTGCTTCATAGGGCTACCAGGGCGCGTTGGGCGTTTAGGAACTCGGTGACGAAGGGGGTGGCGGGGTGTTTTTGGAAGTCTTCTAGGGTTCCTTCTTGGACAATTTCTCCGTCGCGGAGGAGGACGATGCGGTCGGCGAGGTAGGCGGCTTCGCCCATGTCGTGGGTTACGAAGACGACGGTTTTCCTTAGCTCGCGGAAGATTTCTCTAAGATCGGTCTGGAGGCCGGAGCGGACCAATGGGTCGAGCGCACCGAGCGGCTCGTCGAGCAAGAGGGTTTGGGGATCGAGAGCGAGGGCGCGCATGAGGCCGACCCGTTGACGTTGGCCGCCGCTCAGCTCGAGGGGGTAGCGGTCCAAGCCGTCTTCGGGGAAGCGGACCAGGCGGGCGAGGGCGGGGATGTCGACGGGACGGGAGAGGTGCCGACCCATGAGGGTGATGTTCTCCCGGGCGGTGAGATGCGGGAAGAGGCCGCCATCTTGGATGACGTAACCGACCTTGCGACGGATTTCCTGAACGGTGGCCGGGGTGACGACCTGGTCGTCGATCGATACCTGACCCGATGAGGGGACGATCAGGCCGAGGATTAATCGGAGGAGGGTCGACTTTCCGCAGCCGCTCGGGCCGATGAGGGCGGTCACCTGGCCGGACGGGATCTCCAAGGAGGTCTCTTTCAGCGCCTCGGCGACGCCGTACCGTTTGCTCACGCCTTTTAGTGAAATCATCTCTTCCGGCTACTCCGCGAGCCGCACTCCAAGAAAGCCCTGTCGATAGGTTGGCACGTACCAATTTCGGAACGTGCGGCGAAGAATCGGGGCGGCGGTTGCCCACGATCCGCCTCGGCATACCCGGTGCGCTCCCTTCATGTGGTCCTTGCTGTAGCCATCATACGGAAACGCGGCGAAACCGGGATAGGTGAGGAACGGGGTGGAGGTCCACTCCCACACATTTCCCGAGAGATCGTGAAGGCCGAGCGGGTTCGGGCGGCGGCGGCCGACCGGCGTCGGTCCCCAGGAAGCGAGGCCATGACAGGCTTCGGCGGGGTCGATTTGGCCGTGCGAAGCGACGTACTCCCACTCTTCCTCGGTCGGCAATCGCTTACCGGCCCAGCGGGCATACGCTTCCGCTTCGAACCAGCTTAGGCTGCTCGCGGGCTCGTCGGGGTGGATGGACCGGGCTCCGAACGGGCCGATGTAGGCCCAGGCGTCGCCTTGACGAACCCAGTATTCCGGCGCCTCCGCCTGCTCCGCATCTCGCCAGGCCCATCCGGCTTCGCTCCAGAGCTCCGGGCGGCGGTAACCGCCGTCGTCCATGAATTGGGTCCATTCGAAAGCGGTGACCGGGGTGCGGCCGATTCGGAACGATGCCACGGAGACCTCGTGCGGCTCCTTTTCGTTGTCGTAGACGTGCCGGTCGTCGGTTCCCATGCAGAAGGTTCCACCCGGGATGTCGACCATCTCGGAGCGGAGGTCGGTTTGCCAGGGGACCGCTTCGATCACCGCCGACGGTAGCTGCTTATGGATCAACTGCAGCATCTCGGCGATGGTTTCCTGGTGCTGGCACTCGTGCTGGATGGCAAATTCCCAGGCGTATCCATCGGCTAGGTACGGGTCTTCGCACTCCAACTCGCACTCGTCCAGCGCGTCCAGGACACGGCGGCGGGTTCGTTCCAGATATTCGATAATCCCGGCGCGGTCGGGGATGTTCACCCGGTTGTCCTTGGGGTTTTCGACCAGGTCGGCGAAGAGGAAGCTCAGTTCGTCGTCGAGCAGAGGGCGCTTCAGAGCTTCGCCCACGACCCAATACTCTTCGGTCCGGCCCACGTGACCGAAGTGCCAGCCGATGGGGGAATAGAAGTCGTGGACACGGCGACGGAGGAACTCGTCGGGAACCCGATCCAGCAGCCAGCGCGTTCGCTCGCGCACCGTGGTTAGCCGATCGCGCAGATCGGCCTTGCGGCCCACTAGCCGGTCACCCGGAGGAGGGCGAGACCGAACCAGTTTCGGTCGTCGTGCCAGAGGTGCTCGATGGCGAGACCGGCGTGGGAGCAGAGCTCCGCGAACGTTTCGCGGGTGTACTTGTACGACCACT
This window encodes:
- a CDS encoding ribonuclease HII; its protein translation is MKTAKEPNRTLEHIPGACGADEAGRGPLAGPVVAAAVILPEGFDIAGLDDSKKLDPPTRERLAERILLGAIFAIEVSEPDEIDRLNILHASEAAMSRAIARLPATMVYVDGHRLPPGLTCPAEAVIKGDGRFACIAAASILAKTTRDRLMTEMAARYPGYGFERHFGYPTPEHFEALRNLGPCAIHRRSFAPVREADQRCLIFEA
- a CDS encoding YraN family protein, with translation MPNLRSVGRLAEDRAADFLIQEGFTIVTRRYKARHGELDLIALEGDLLVFVEVKERRKAGYVPEESIGDAKRRSLFLAGQQYLADVEEPEREVRFDLITIDADGLRHYRDILSE
- the asnS gene encoding asparagine--tRNA ligase; protein product: MDYRRTYVRDLFDMPPGTATSAYGWVKTRRDSKGISFVQISDGSCFKDFQVIVNEGVLSSDDLKLLTTGACVRFDGKIVESPAAGQAVEMQAEAVEVFGAADPQTYPLQKKGATMEYLREIAHLRARGNTFGAVFRVRNRAAFAIHKFFQTRGFHYVHTPIITASDAEGAGAMFQVTTAVETVEKAVEGGTEHQAAYRIRNANPKEDFFGKPSYLTVSGQLEAETLAMGMTNVYTFGPTFRAENSSTSRHAAEFWMVEPEMAFCDLEGDMNLAEEFLKEVVADLLDQCGDDLSFFNQRIEKELLETLQHVVSSPFERLTYTEAVKLLETSGESFEFPVHWGADLQSEHERWLTETKVGRPVILTDYPKEIKAFYMRANEDGKTVRAMDVLAPRIGEIMGGSQREERLDVLESRITEMGLPLEPYWWYLDLRRFGTAPHAGFGLGFERLLMYVTGMKNIRDVIPYHRTPGHAEF
- a CDS encoding FHA domain-containing protein, with protein sequence MERRAGWLPAVTGAFAGVATWLVSEPFTHTAREHGTHMGLHSFSLGSFYGWFAHMMLGALIAGSLALVISLQRTGWRRALAAGAVGMLVGGALTCGADALSDWIGIQMVRGRSGLLPNPGDQLAPVIWHISVSLALAFSVTIAAQPTAARFRRALAAAVVAAVVGYMIRQAIAPLEAVNQVSQIDLSNFDPKNPDAMMAQISKEAMASAWQPWSIMRLAEWMTMGIVMGLALSLSDIFLRTASLRLDLGRGEGRTYPLDNGPNRIGTAEGLEVRLPFQHGTAPIHAIIDPRQGHWAITDLTGQGLTVNGYPAREALLREGDVVGVGPYFLRLVLGREGRTMSYDPTEHEVVLIDNPQPIAEASLDHRLIDPFGKVIPLSLGSWVVGRGEGAQIRLDYDGRVSRQHALLEVLPNGASLQDLGGANGTSVNGDRLTRSVSLKDGDRVTVGGTTLQYRS
- a CDS encoding DUF4337 domain-containing protein, which produces MDINPTEIEEQAADAAKSRLNAMVAVTIALLASFMGVCKVKDDNIVQAMQKDQADKIDAWGYYQAKNTQSKVLIGTAEQLQIQSMSLTGPAKAKADALAAGHLAKAKEEDAKKEEFGKKAQGYEDDYNRLNTHDDQFDLSDALLALTITLLAITSLTQKKWLFWLSVVPMFFGVLMGLAGLFGWKMHPDAIMNLLSCVGMTGWQQHIST
- a CDS encoding glycine betaine ABC transporter substrate-binding protein, with protein sequence MRESGPVRTAGLQTGFRICLAFLTLLAATLSPAQTITVGSKKFTESYVLGEIAKKVLTDAGFQVEHKQGMGATAIVWNALKGGSIQTYPEYTGTVGEELLGKPHLTVPEMKSELAKVGIGMTDELGFNNTYGLVMRRKDADALKIDKISDLKTHPELKCGITHELLGRKDGWKPLLAKYGEKFDDVKGIDHALGYAALYAGQIDLKDCYTTDAEIKRYDLKVLKDDLDFFPLYRAVFLYRLEMPAKAVAALQTLAGKIDEPKMIALNEEAGRSKDYAEAAATFFAKPGASAPVPAESSSVSSKIARLTGQHLLLVGVSLLIAVLVGIPLGIVASRPGPLGGFILGTVGVIQTIPSLALLALLVAIPTLGISFTTAVIALFLYSLLPIVRNTAAGLAGIAPPIRESAAALGLEPSAQLRKIFLPLAFPMILAGIKTSAVINVGTATLAALIGSGGLGEPIVSGLALNDSGTILQGAIPAAVLAVVVQLLFDLLEKALVPRGLRTQ
- a CDS encoding ATP-binding cassette domain-containing protein is translated as MISLKGVSKRYGVAEALKETSLEIPSGQVTALIGPSGCGKSTLLRLILGLIVPSSGQVSIDDQVVTPATVQEIRRKVGYVIQDGGLFPHLTARENITLMGRHLSRPVDIPALARLVRFPEDGLDRYPLELSGGQRQRVGLMRALALDPQTLLLDEPLGALDPLVRSGLQTDLREIFRELRKTVVFVTHDMGEAAYLADRIVLLRDGEIVQEGTLEDFQKHPATPFVTEFLNAQRALVAL
- a CDS encoding SUMF1/EgtB/PvdO family nonheme iron enzyme; protein product: MRERTRWLLDRVPDEFLRRRVHDFYSPIGWHFGHVGRTEEYWVVGEALKRPLLDDELSFLFADLVENPKDNRVNIPDRAGIIEYLERTRRRVLDALDECELECEDPYLADGYAWEFAIQHECQHQETIAEMLQLIHKQLPSAVIEAVPWQTDLRSEMVDIPGGTFCMGTDDRHVYDNEKEPHEVSVASFRIGRTPVTAFEWTQFMDDGGYRRPELWSEAGWAWRDAEQAEAPEYWVRQGDAWAYIGPFGARSIHPDEPASSLSWFEAEAYARWAGKRLPTEEEWEYVASHGQIDPAEACHGLASWGPTPVGRRRPNPLGLHDLSGNVWEWTSTPFLTYPGFAAFPYDGYSKDHMKGAHRVCRGGSWATAAPILRRTFRNWYVPTYRQGFLGVRLAE